GGCCACGCCGTGCTGGCCGGCGCCGGTTTCCGCGATGATGCGCCGCTTGCCCATGCGCCGCGCCAGCAGCGCCTGTCCGATGCAGTTGTTGATCTTGTGCGCGCCGGTGTGCAGCAGGTCTTCGCGCTTCAGGTAGATCCCGGCGCCGCCAAGTTTTTTCGTGAGACGCCGCGCAAAAAACAGCGGCGTGGGACGTCCGGCGTAGTTGCGCAGCAAGTCGGCGAATTCGCGCTGAAAGGCGCGTTCGCGCCGCGCCTTCGCGTAGGCCGCCTCCAGCTCCTCGAGCGCCGCCATCAGCGTTTCCGGAACGTAGCGGCCGCCGAACCGGCCAAAGCGTCCGGGCTGCGGCGGCGTTTGTTTGGCGGAGGCGGACATAGAGGCTGCTTGGCGTTACTTCTTGCCTTTCGCGGTTCGCGCCGCCTTTTCCTTTTCCTTGGCCCTGGCCTCGCGCGCGGCCTTGATGAAGGCGCGCAGCTTGTCGTGGTCCTTTTTCCCCGGCGTTTTCTCGGTGCCGCTCACCACGTCGACGCCCCACGGACTCAGGATGCTGATCGCGGTTGCAACATTCTCGGCCGTAAGGCCGCCCGCCACGATGATGGGAAACGACCGCCCGAAGACCTTCACCTTGTGCTGCCAGCGCGTCCAGTCGAACGTTTCGCCGGTGCCGCCGCGCACCTGGCCAATGATGGAGTCGAGCAGGAGCGCGTCAATCTGCAGGCGCTCGCGCGTTGTCGGATGGCCGCTGGCCTCTTCCCACTCTTCGCCGCTGGCCGGGACCATGAGGATAACCCGGCGTCCCGGCGCTGATTTGCGCCACTCGGCCAGCTCGGGAACGATGGCGCGGTCACCCTCGCCGCTGAGCTGGATGCCGGTCAGGCCGGCCTGCTCGGCGATCTCGCGGATGCGCCCCGGCGATTCGTTCACAAACACGCCGATCTTCTCCACCTCAGGCGGCAATCCGGCAACGACCTTGCGCGCCGCCTCGGGCTCGATGCGCCGCGGGCTGGGCGCGAAGATGAATCCCAGCGCGTCAGCGCCGGCGCTGGCGCCGGCCAGCGCGTCTTCCAGGTTCGTGTTGCCGCAAATCTTGATCCAGGGCATAAGGGCGGTTTCTAGTTTCTGGTTTCCGGTTTCTGCGTTTTCGTCTTCGTCTTCTCGTGCTCC
This genomic interval from Terriglobales bacterium contains the following:
- a CDS encoding phosphoribosylanthranilate isomerase, with amino-acid sequence MPWIKICGNTNLEDALAGASAGADALGFIFAPSPRRIEPEAARKVVAGLPPEVEKIGVFVNESPGRIREIAEQAGLTGIQLSGEGDRAIVPELAEWRKSAPGRRVILMVPASGEEWEEASGHPTTRERLQIDALLLDSIIGQVRGGTGETFDWTRWQHKVKVFGRSFPIIVAGGLTAENVATAISILSPWGVDVVSGTEKTPGKKDHDKLRAFIKAAREARAKEKEKAARTAKGKK